A genomic segment from Nocardiopsis sp. Huas11 encodes:
- a CDS encoding DASS family sodium-coupled anion symporter, producing MSTDHSPGPVESPPSAHDPDAGEARSTVVRKLTGLVAGVVAGLAVYFLMPAVNLPVDADGTMVPEGDPSTNAAMVAAVATIMAVWWMTEALPLAATALLPLVLFPVLLENTEIGDVTAPYANDIIFLFMGGFIIALAMQRWNLHRRFALTIIGAVGTGPVTIIGGFMLATGVLSMWVSNTATTMMMLPIGVAVIGLVTQFRKGRTDANFATALMLGIAYAASIGSVSTLIGTPPNAFMAGYLSSAHGIDVGFGQWMIVGAPLAAVFLVVCWLVLTKVVYPPSSDGIGEARSHIRQELRDMGPLSRGEWTVLAVFVLTALAWITIPLLADTETVGAALPWLGSITDGGIAIAAAILLFLIPVDNARGIRAIDWETAVKLPWGVLLLFGGGLSLSAQFGASGLSLWIGDLVGELAGVPGWVFILIVTALVLLLTELTSNTATASIFVPVMAGVALGLGLPVMTLVVPVALAATMAFMLPVATPPNAIVFGTGHVRIGQMVKAGALLNILAVVFIVLTMYTTVLWVFGL from the coding sequence GTGAGTACCGATCACTCTCCCGGCCCCGTCGAGAGCCCACCGTCCGCCCACGACCCCGACGCGGGCGAGGCGCGCTCGACCGTGGTCCGCAAACTGACCGGCCTCGTCGCCGGCGTGGTCGCGGGCCTGGCCGTCTACTTCCTCATGCCGGCGGTCAACCTGCCCGTCGACGCCGACGGGACCATGGTCCCCGAGGGCGACCCGTCCACGAACGCCGCCATGGTGGCCGCGGTGGCCACCATCATGGCCGTGTGGTGGATGACCGAGGCGCTCCCCCTGGCCGCCACGGCCCTGCTCCCCCTCGTCCTGTTCCCGGTGCTCCTGGAGAACACCGAGATCGGGGACGTCACAGCCCCCTACGCCAACGACATCATCTTCCTGTTCATGGGCGGGTTCATCATCGCCCTGGCCATGCAGCGGTGGAACCTGCACAGGCGCTTCGCGCTGACGATCATCGGCGCGGTCGGCACCGGGCCGGTCACGATCATCGGCGGGTTCATGCTCGCGACCGGCGTGCTGAGCATGTGGGTCTCGAACACGGCCACGACCATGATGATGCTGCCGATCGGTGTGGCCGTGATCGGACTGGTCACCCAGTTCAGGAAGGGCCGGACGGACGCCAACTTCGCCACGGCGCTCATGCTCGGCATCGCCTACGCCGCCTCGATCGGGTCGGTCTCCACCCTCATCGGGACGCCGCCCAACGCGTTCATGGCGGGGTACCTGTCCAGCGCGCACGGCATCGACGTGGGCTTCGGGCAGTGGATGATCGTCGGCGCCCCCCTGGCCGCCGTGTTCCTCGTCGTCTGCTGGCTGGTGCTCACCAAGGTCGTCTACCCGCCCTCCTCCGACGGCATCGGCGAGGCGCGCTCCCACATCCGCCAGGAACTGCGGGACATGGGCCCGCTCTCCCGCGGCGAGTGGACGGTGCTCGCGGTGTTCGTCCTGACCGCACTGGCCTGGATCACCATCCCGCTGCTCGCGGACACCGAGACCGTCGGCGCGGCGCTGCCCTGGCTGGGGAGCATCACCGACGGTGGAATCGCGATCGCCGCCGCGATCCTGCTGTTCCTCATCCCCGTCGACAACGCGCGGGGCATCCGCGCCATCGACTGGGAGACCGCCGTCAAGCTGCCGTGGGGCGTCCTGCTGCTGTTCGGCGGCGGCCTGAGCCTCTCCGCCCAGTTCGGCGCGAGCGGCCTGAGCCTGTGGATCGGTGACCTGGTCGGAGAGCTGGCCGGTGTGCCGGGGTGGGTGTTCATCCTCATCGTCACGGCACTGGTGCTGCTGCTCACCGAGCTCACGAGCAACACCGCCACCGCCTCGATCTTCGTGCCGGTGATGGCGGGCGTGGCCCTGGGCCTGGGCCTGCCGGTCATGACGCTGGTCGTGCCGGTCGCGCTGGCCGCCACCATGGCGTTCATGCTGCCGGTCGCCACGCCGCCCAACGCGATCGTCTTCGGCACCGGACACGTCCGGATCGGCCAGATGGTCAAGGCGGGAGCCCTGCTCAACATCCTCGCGGTGGTCTTCATCGTGCTGACGATGTACACGACCGTGCTGTGGGTCTTCGGCCTCTGA